A single region of the Palaemon carinicauda isolate YSFRI2023 chromosome 17, ASM3689809v2, whole genome shotgun sequence genome encodes:
- the LOC137656630 gene encoding KRAB-A domain-containing protein 2-like, translated as MIEDIHRASERKNVKSRQEYYLLSKYEVLQCGDLETIIKKRQTLDETPVYYVSIEDTFHIVKRAHVATGHGGRDRMTKDLQVKYSNIHRDTIELFKSLRLECQKKRKRPMTKVVVVKPILSTEFLSRGQVDLIDMQSMSCRTFKWIMVHQDHLTKFCVLRPLTSKSAAEVADIFLLLGAPVILQSDNGSEFTAQIITELRSLWPELSIVHGKPRHPQSQGSIERENGDIKDMLVAWMADNNSTDWATGNKFVQFSKNSAYHAGIKRSPYATMFGVNAESD; from the coding sequence ATGATTGAGGACATTCATAGAGCTAGCGAAAGGAAGAACGTAAAAAGTCGTCAGGAATATTACCTTCTGAGTAAATATGAAGTGTTACAGTGTGGGGATCTCGAGACAATTATTAAGAAACGACAAACTCTAGATGAAACACCAGTGTACTATGTTTCCATTGAGGACACATTTCACATAGTTAAAAGAGCACACGTTGCAACTGGTCATGGCGGTCGAGACAGAATGACAAAAGATCTCCAAGTGAAATATTCCAACATTCATCGAGATACAATTGAACTATTCAAGTCGCTACGCCTTGAATGCCAAAAAAAGAGAAAGCGACCAATGACAAAGGTTGTCGTAGTTAAACCTATTCTGAGTACTGAATTTTTATCACGTGGCCAGGTTGATCTCATAGACATGCAGTCTATGTCATGTAGAACCTTCAAATGGATTATGGTTCACCAAGACCATCTAACAAAGTTCTGCGTTCTACGTCCGCTCACATCAAAGAGTGCAGCTGAAGTTGCTGATATCTTTCTACTTCTGGGTGCTCCTGTAATCCTTCAATCAGACAATGGTTCTGAGTTTACAGCTCAGATTATTACTGAACTACGTTCTTTGTGGCCTGAATTGTCAATCGTTCACGGAAAGCCGAGACATCCACAGAGCCAAGGCTCTATTGAGCGAGAAAATGGTGACATAAAAGACATGCTTGTAGCGTGGATGGCTGACAACAACTCAACGGACTGGGCTACAGGCAacaaatttgttcagttttccaagAATTCGGCTTACCATGCTGGGATCAAAAGAAGTCCATATGCTACAATGTTCGGTGTGAATGCCGAGTCAGACTGA